The genomic DNA CGCCCTCGTGCGCGGCGAGGTACGCCTCGCGCGCCTCGAGGATCATCGCGTGGGTCTCCTCGATGCCGTGCCAATCCTCGACCTGGACCGACTTCCCCTCGAGCGCCTTGTAGATGTCGAAGAAGTGCTCGATCTCCCGCAGGCGGTGGGGACTGATGGTGGAGATGTGCCGGTTGTTGTCGTAGCGGGGGTCGTCGACGGGCACCGCGAGGACCTTCTGGTCGCGGCCCTTCTCGTCCGACATCTCCAGGAACCCGAGGGGGCGGGCGCGCCACACGACCCCCGGGTAGGACGGGTACGTCGTCAACACCAGCACGTCGACCGGGTCGCCGTCCTCGGCGAGGGTGCCGGGCATGAAGCCGTAGTCGCC from Trueperaceae bacterium includes the following:
- a CDS encoding inorganic diphosphatase, yielding MSTNLYHLELGADAPEIVTCVIEVPRGSANKYEYDPERETFFLDRVLYSAMHYPGDYGFMPGTLAEDGDPVDVLVLTTYPSYPGVVWRARPLGFLEMSDEKGRDQKVLAVPVDDPRYDNNRHISTISPHRLREIEHFFDIYKALEGKSVQVEDWHGIEETHAMILEAREAYLAAHEGDADA